The Sphingomonas sp. So64.6b genome includes a region encoding these proteins:
- a CDS encoding tail fiber protein codes for MGNPYLGEIKLCSFNFAPKAYAQCNGQLLPINQNQALFSLLGTMYGGDGRVNFALPDLRGRTPISFGNGHTQGERGGQESHTLTIPEMPQHLHQLNGTSAVGDKRPANGATLAADSRNDVQFYSPPANLIPLAPASVGNRGGSQPHNNLQPYLAIMFVIALQGIFPSRT; via the coding sequence ATGGGCAATCCGTACCTGGGTGAAATTAAGCTTTGCTCGTTCAATTTTGCGCCGAAGGCCTACGCGCAATGCAATGGGCAATTGCTCCCGATAAATCAGAATCAGGCGCTCTTCTCGCTGCTCGGGACGATGTATGGCGGCGACGGCCGGGTGAACTTCGCGCTTCCCGACCTGCGCGGCCGCACCCCGATCTCCTTTGGTAATGGACATACGCAGGGCGAGCGCGGCGGGCAGGAAAGCCACACGCTGACCATCCCTGAAATGCCGCAGCATCTTCATCAGCTGAACGGTACGTCCGCCGTGGGCGATAAGCGGCCGGCCAACGGCGCCACGCTGGCTGCGGATTCGCGCAACGATGTGCAATTCTATTCGCCGCCGGCCAATTTGATTCCGCTGGCGCCGGCGTCGGTCGGCAACCGAGGCGGGAGCCAGCCGCATAATAATCTGCAGCCTTATCTCGCCATCATGTTCGTCATCGCGCTGCAGGGCATCTTCCCCTCGCGCACCTGA
- a CDS encoding tail fiber protein translates to MSQPYVGEIRMFGGNFAPAGWAFCDGRLLPISENDVLFVLIGTTYGGDGQETFALPDLRGRLPIHAGTGPGLSAYAQGQAAGTESVTLTLNQMPQHSHTLMASTTPATLPSPANAVPGTVNPTASSYSMYVVPGTSTMVPAPMAATSISPQGGSQPHENRMPALAVSFIISLFGIFPSQN, encoded by the coding sequence ATGTCGCAACCCTATGTCGGTGAAATTCGCATGTTCGGGGGCAATTTTGCGCCCGCTGGATGGGCATTCTGTGACGGCCGTCTATTGCCAATCTCGGAAAACGACGTGTTGTTCGTCCTGATCGGTACGACCTATGGCGGTGATGGCCAGGAGACCTTTGCTCTGCCCGATTTGCGGGGTCGGTTGCCGATACATGCGGGGACCGGACCGGGCTTGTCGGCCTATGCTCAGGGCCAGGCTGCGGGCACCGAAAGCGTCACGCTGACGCTCAACCAGATGCCGCAGCACAGCCACACGCTGATGGCATCGACCACCCCGGCGACATTGCCTTCGCCCGCCAATGCCGTACCGGGCACGGTCAATCCGACCGCGTCGTCATACTCGATGTATGTCGTACCGGGAACCAGCACCATGGTTCCGGCGCCGATGGCTGCAACGAGCATTTCACCGCAGGGCGGCAGCCAGCCACATGAGAATCGGATGCCGGCGCTGGCCGTATCCTTTATCATCTCGCTGTTCGGTATCTTCCCTTCACAGAATTGA
- a CDS encoding tail fiber protein produces the protein MSSPFVAEIRIFGFNFPPTGWAYCAGQLLPISQNTALFSLLGTTYGGNGTTTFALPDFQDRAAMSSGQGAGLSEYVLGEESGIDNVTLLTSEIPAHDHALVAATLSPINPSQNVPTPISGAQLGISNPGNAYSTVATPVAASAPQALQPQGGSQPHNNMQPYLTLNFCIAMQGVFPARN, from the coding sequence ATGTCTTCTCCTTTTGTTGCCGAGATCCGCATCTTCGGCTTTAATTTCCCGCCCACAGGATGGGCGTATTGTGCAGGCCAGCTCCTGCCGATCTCCCAGAACACGGCGCTTTTCTCGTTGCTCGGCACGACTTATGGCGGCAATGGCACGACGACATTCGCGCTGCCCGACTTCCAGGACAGGGCCGCCATGTCGAGCGGGCAGGGGGCTGGTCTTAGCGAGTATGTTCTCGGCGAAGAAAGCGGGATTGATAACGTCACCTTGTTGACCAGCGAGATTCCCGCGCACGACCACGCGCTGGTCGCCGCGACACTCAGTCCAATCAACCCGTCCCAGAATGTGCCGACCCCGATCAGCGGCGCGCAGCTGGGCATCTCCAATCCCGGCAACGCTTATTCGACCGTCGCGACGCCAGTGGCGGCATCGGCTCCACAAGCGCTCCAGCCGCAGGGTGGATCTCAGCCGCACAATAATATGCAGCCTTATCTCACGCTGAATTTCTGCATTGCGATGCAGGGCGTCTTTCCGGCGCGTAACTAG
- a CDS encoding GNAT family N-acetyltransferase translates to MIASAGFPFDLPATLVAQGFSLRPEADADVPFAMRLYASTREDELAQVSGWSEEQKSLFLAQQFTAQRHHYKTQLACDFHVIEHHGEPVGRLYLERRETIVSIVDIALMPEARGKGTGRFIIEALIEAAAQTGRGVGIFVEKFNPALHLYQRLGFTMVRELEVYLEMERVSTPASAS, encoded by the coding sequence ATGATCGCGAGTGCCGGTTTTCCGTTCGACCTGCCGGCGACACTCGTCGCGCAGGGCTTTTCGCTGCGCCCCGAAGCCGACGCGGATGTGCCGTTCGCGATGCGGCTCTATGCCTCGACGCGCGAGGATGAACTGGCACAGGTCTCTGGCTGGAGCGAGGAGCAGAAATCCCTGTTCCTGGCGCAACAATTCACCGCCCAGCGCCACCATTACAAGACGCAATTGGCATGCGATTTCCATGTCATCGAGCATCATGGAGAGCCGGTCGGGCGACTCTATCTCGAGCGCCGCGAGACCATCGTATCAATCGTCGACATCGCGCTGATGCCCGAGGCGCGGGGCAAGGGGACGGGGCGCTTCATCATCGAGGCATTGATCGAGGCGGCGGCGCAAACCGGGCGCGGCGTCGGCATTTTCGTTGAAAAATTCAATCCCGCGCTTCACCTCTATCAGCGGCTCGGCTTCACCATGGTCCGTGAGCTTGAGGTCTATCTCGAAATGGAAAGAGTCAGCACTCCGGCTTCGGCTAGCTGA
- a CDS encoding DUF4129 domain-containing protein, with product MSAGNTHQAAADGFAAAHAALKADASTQFTLGPAPKRPPPPQWLEDFFNWLGHALGPVGRFFQWVSSFMPNAPYARIFLWSVIALAAATLLWMAWQRIRHGEWRLPRRRAAAPPKIGTVEDEWEPDAAPVRSWLREADAMAEQGRFAEAVHHLLFRSVEDIARRRPRLVRPALTSRELAAAEAIPPSARDLFAGIARLVEKSLFGGRPVVAEDWQSARAAYADFALPGTWRA from the coding sequence GTGAGCGCGGGGAATACGCATCAGGCGGCTGCCGATGGTTTTGCGGCTGCCCATGCGGCGCTGAAGGCCGACGCGTCGACTCAGTTCACCCTCGGACCGGCCCCGAAACGACCGCCACCGCCGCAATGGCTGGAGGATTTCTTCAATTGGCTCGGCCATGCGTTAGGGCCGGTCGGCCGATTCTTCCAATGGGTCAGCAGCTTCATGCCCAACGCGCCCTATGCGCGTATCTTTCTGTGGTCGGTCATCGCGCTCGCCGCAGCGACGCTGCTCTGGATGGCCTGGCAGCGCATTCGTCATGGCGAATGGCGGCTGCCGCGACGACGTGCTGCGGCACCGCCAAAGATCGGCACGGTCGAGGATGAATGGGAGCCCGATGCGGCGCCGGTCCGTTCCTGGCTGCGTGAAGCTGATGCGATGGCTGAGCAGGGCCGCTTTGCCGAGGCGGTGCACCATTTGCTGTTCCGCTCGGTCGAGGACATTGCACGCCGCCGCCCGCGCCTCGTCCGGCCCGCGCTGACCAGCCGCGAATTGGCCGCTGCGGAGGCGATACCGCCTTCTGCGCGGGACCTGTTCGCCGGCATCGCGCGGCTGGTCGAGAAGAGCTTGTTTGGTGGTCGGCCGGTCGTCGCCGAGGATTGGCAGTCGGCGCGCGCTGCCTATGCCGATTTCGCCTTGCCGGGCACGTGGCGCGCATGA
- a CDS encoding MoxR family ATPase, protein MTVEEVRNLAAAIRIEIGKAVVGQEETVELMLVALFSGGHILLEGLPGTAKTLLARSFAAVVGLDFGRIQFTPDLMPGDIIGANLFNFQTSTFTLTRGPIFTDLLLADEINRAPPKTQAALLEAMQERTVTIDGDSLELGARFMVVATQNPIEQQGVYPLPEAQLDRFLFKQTVEYPSATEERRIIATHGARQSTMSPADWGVERKADAATITAAVETVAGVRLVDEVIDYITALIRGTRDVADLESGASPRAGAMLAGAARARAAIDGRDFVIPDDVKHLAPALLRHRLILSPAAEIDGRAIEDVVTGIIETIEAPR, encoded by the coding sequence GTGACGGTAGAAGAAGTGCGCAACCTCGCCGCGGCGATCCGTATCGAGATCGGCAAGGCCGTGGTCGGGCAGGAAGAGACCGTCGAGTTGATGCTCGTTGCCCTGTTCTCGGGCGGCCATATCCTGCTCGAAGGGCTCCCGGGCACCGCCAAGACGCTGCTCGCGCGCAGCTTCGCGGCGGTTGTCGGGCTCGACTTCGGCCGCATTCAATTCACCCCCGATCTGATGCCGGGCGACATCATCGGCGCCAATCTGTTCAACTTCCAGACCTCGACCTTCACGCTGACGCGCGGGCCGATCTTCACCGATCTCCTGCTTGCCGACGAAATCAACCGTGCACCGCCCAAGACTCAGGCTGCGCTGCTCGAGGCGATGCAGGAGCGCACCGTGACGATCGATGGCGACAGCCTCGAACTCGGCGCGCGCTTCATGGTCGTCGCAACGCAGAACCCGATCGAGCAGCAGGGCGTCTATCCGTTGCCCGAGGCGCAACTTGACCGCTTCCTGTTCAAGCAGACGGTGGAATATCCGTCTGCGACCGAGGAACGGCGCATCATCGCCACGCACGGTGCGCGCCAATCGACGATGTCGCCGGCGGATTGGGGCGTCGAGCGCAAGGCCGATGCGGCAACGATCACCGCTGCGGTGGAAACCGTTGCGGGCGTGCGCCTGGTCGATGAGGTGATCGATTATATCACCGCGCTGATCCGCGGCACGCGCGATGTCGCTGACCTGGAAAGCGGCGCGAGCCCGCGCGCCGGGGCGATGCTGGCGGGTGCGGCGCGCGCGCGCGCGGCGATCGACGGCCGCGATTTTGTCATTCCCGACGATGTGAAGCATCTCGCACCGGCGCTGCTGCGCCATCGCCTGATCCTTTCACCCGCGGCGGAGATCGACGGGCGCGCGATCGAGGATGTGGTGACCGGCATTATCGAGACGATCGAGGCGCCGCGTTGA
- a CDS encoding DUF58 domain-containing protein yields MIYPTRAAVLAAVAGAPVALLVAVFIPSIWYAGLAWPLAVLLLTAVDAFVGARKGEVRIDKVPSICVGATFDAKISVILTGSHVPGSAEVAIAANALFTTEDDGRLVVPLAAGRGATFLPITAVRRGRVRIDRLWLRWRGPLGLAWKQRSIAIDTDFPILPDIRPVEQRGAQIFQRHALQGLIAQIDRGDGADFESLVEFRAGMDRRAIDWKQSARHQKLHAKEFRTERNNQIVFAVDAGRQMSEPVAGLPRVDRAVSAMLLTAWVALKLGDRVALHAFDSRPRIASGLISGAASFAELQRLAAGIDYSSEETNYTFALTTLGSRLTRRSMIVLFTEFTDLTTAEFLVRAAARLVKTHLLLVVVLRDEEVETIADREPRDVDDVTRAITAAALLKDRRVVLTQLHHLGVHVIESEYERVGERLVAGYVDLKRRNLL; encoded by the coding sequence TTGATCTATCCAACGCGAGCGGCGGTGCTCGCGGCGGTGGCGGGGGCGCCCGTCGCGCTGCTGGTCGCCGTATTCATCCCTTCGATCTGGTATGCCGGTCTGGCGTGGCCGCTGGCCGTGCTGCTGTTGACCGCGGTCGACGCCTTTGTCGGCGCGCGCAAGGGCGAAGTGCGGATCGACAAGGTGCCGAGCATCTGCGTCGGCGCGACGTTCGACGCCAAGATCAGCGTGATCCTGACGGGGAGTCATGTACCCGGGTCGGCCGAGGTGGCGATTGCCGCCAATGCGCTGTTCACCACCGAGGATGACGGGCGGCTCGTCGTGCCGCTTGCCGCCGGTCGCGGGGCGACCTTCCTGCCGATCACAGCGGTACGGCGCGGGCGTGTGCGGATCGATCGCTTGTGGCTCCGCTGGCGCGGACCGCTTGGGCTTGCCTGGAAACAGCGATCGATTGCGATCGATACCGATTTCCCGATCCTGCCCGATATCCGCCCGGTCGAACAACGCGGTGCGCAGATCTTCCAGCGTCACGCGCTGCAGGGACTGATCGCGCAGATCGATCGCGGCGACGGCGCCGATTTCGAATCGCTGGTCGAATTCCGCGCCGGCATGGATCGGCGCGCGATCGACTGGAAACAATCGGCGCGCCATCAGAAACTCCATGCCAAGGAATTCCGCACCGAACGCAACAACCAGATCGTCTTTGCGGTCGATGCCGGGCGCCAGATGTCGGAGCCGGTCGCCGGCTTGCCGCGCGTCGACCGCGCGGTATCGGCGATGTTGCTGACCGCCTGGGTTGCGCTCAAGCTGGGCGACCGTGTCGCGCTTCACGCGTTCGATTCGCGCCCGCGCATCGCCAGCGGACTGATATCCGGCGCGGCCTCCTTCGCCGAACTGCAGCGGCTCGCCGCCGGTATCGACTATAGCAGCGAGGAGACCAACTACACCTTCGCGCTGACCACGCTCGGATCGCGCCTGACGCGGCGATCGATGATTGTGCTGTTCACCGAATTCACCGACCTGACCACGGCCGAGTTCCTGGTCCGCGCCGCCGCCCGGCTGGTCAAGACGCACTTGTTGCTGGTCGTCGTGCTGCGCGATGAAGAAGTCGAGACGATCGCCGACCGCGAGCCGCGCGATGTCGATGATGTGACGCGCGCGATCACCGCCGCCGCCCTGCTCAAGGATCGCCGCGTGGTGCTTACCCAACTCCACCATCTCGGCGTCCATGTGATCGAGAGCGAGTATGAACGGGTCGGGGAGCGGCTGGTCGCCGGTTATGTCGATCTCAAGCGGAGGAACCTGTTGTGA
- a CDS encoding stage II sporulation protein M, with amino-acid sequence MNSRSSAVLDAQPVLVNANRFRKAHAADWERLETLVKRCEKRSVRALSDDDLIAFPLLYRSALSSLSIARETSLDRALVTYLEQLSTRAYFQIYGVPTSALRQLGRFFAHSWPASVQAIWRETLVALLLTVAGAVVGYLLVANDPGWFFGLMPGEMAQGRDPTATAESLRATLYDSPQDGLATFATFLFTHNAQIAIFAFALGFAFAVPTALLILYNGLMMGAIMAVFSAKGLGFEFAGWLMIHGTTEIFAIILSGAAGIRIGTAIAFPGRESRSDAAMRAGRAGATAMAGAVVMLAIAGLLEGIGRQTVNVDGTRYAIGLAMLAGWIVYFYLPRKKA; translated from the coding sequence GTGAATAGCCGCAGTTCCGCCGTGCTCGATGCTCAGCCCGTGCTGGTCAACGCCAACCGCTTCCGCAAGGCGCACGCGGCGGATTGGGAACGGCTCGAGACGCTGGTCAAACGATGCGAGAAACGATCGGTCCGCGCCTTGTCCGATGATGATCTGATCGCCTTTCCGCTGCTCTACCGTTCGGCGCTTTCGTCACTGTCGATTGCGCGCGAAACGTCGCTCGATCGCGCGCTGGTGACGTATCTCGAACAATTGAGCACGCGTGCTTATTTCCAGATCTATGGCGTGCCGACCTCGGCATTGCGCCAGCTCGGTCGCTTCTTCGCGCATAGCTGGCCCGCCTCGGTGCAGGCGATCTGGCGCGAAACGCTTGTCGCCTTGCTGCTGACCGTCGCTGGCGCGGTCGTCGGTTACCTGCTGGTCGCCAATGATCCGGGCTGGTTCTTCGGCCTCATGCCCGGCGAGATGGCACAAGGGCGCGATCCGACCGCAACCGCGGAATCGCTCCGCGCGACATTGTATGACAGCCCGCAGGATGGACTGGCGACATTCGCCACCTTCCTGTTCACGCACAATGCCCAGATCGCGATCTTCGCCTTCGCGCTCGGCTTCGCCTTTGCCGTGCCGACCGCGCTGCTCATCCTATATAACGGGCTGATGATGGGCGCGATCATGGCGGTGTTTTCGGCCAAGGGATTGGGGTTTGAATTCGCCGGCTGGCTGATGATCCATGGCACGACGGAGATATTCGCGATCATTCTGTCGGGTGCGGCGGGAATCCGCATCGGCACCGCGATCGCCTTTCCTGGGCGCGAATCGCGTAGCGACGCCGCCATGCGCGCCGGACGAGCGGGCGCGACCGCGATGGCCGGCGCGGTGGTCATGCTGGCCATTGCCGGGCTGCTCGAAGGGATCGGGCGCCAGACGGTCAATGTCGATGGTACGCGCTATGCGATCGGCCTCGCCATGCTCGCCGGCTGGATCGTCTATTTCTATCTGCCGCGAAAGAAAGCCTGA
- a CDS encoding RDD family protein yields the protein MRWPFRRKDRGPKSLRRSFVTPEGVDLQLELGGAGVRAAAFMIDAVAILVVLIILTIIIGLLLVASRSSAMAILWLIGFFILRNGWFVLFEMGGRGATPGKRLLGLRVVARDGARLSGGAVLARNAMREIEVFLPLSFLAAQTAQGMADSFLVIFALSWSGIFLFFPLFNRDRLRVGDLVAGTWVVRTVSGELGADIVGAVERARWNFTDAELSLYGEFELQTLENVLRSGREEAVATVAATIRAKAGMEEPRHYRAGDDFRFLSDYYAALCARLERGMMVGRRRADKNAEVRVRQ from the coding sequence ATGCGCTGGCCGTTCCGTCGCAAGGATCGCGGTCCGAAATCGCTGCGCCGCAGCTTTGTAACGCCCGAAGGTGTCGATCTTCAGCTCGAACTGGGCGGGGCCGGCGTGCGCGCGGCCGCCTTTATGATCGATGCGGTGGCGATCCTCGTCGTGCTGATCATACTGACGATCATAATCGGGCTGCTGCTCGTGGCGAGCCGGTCCTCGGCGATGGCCATATTATGGCTGATCGGCTTCTTCATCTTGCGCAACGGCTGGTTCGTGCTGTTCGAGATGGGCGGACGTGGGGCGACGCCCGGCAAGCGGTTGCTCGGCCTGCGTGTCGTGGCGCGGGACGGCGCACGGCTGTCCGGCGGAGCGGTACTCGCGCGCAACGCGATGCGCGAGATCGAAGTGTTCCTGCCGCTGTCCTTCCTCGCCGCGCAGACCGCGCAGGGCATGGCGGACTCGTTTTTGGTCATTTTCGCCTTGTCATGGAGCGGGATTTTTCTTTTCTTCCCGCTGTTCAACCGCGACCGGTTGCGCGTTGGCGATCTTGTCGCCGGAACCTGGGTGGTACGCACGGTCAGCGGCGAGCTTGGTGCGGATATCGTCGGCGCGGTCGAACGTGCGCGCTGGAACTTCACCGATGCCGAACTGAGTCTGTATGGTGAGTTCGAATTGCAGACGCTGGAAAATGTACTGCGCTCGGGACGCGAGGAAGCCGTCGCGACGGTCGCGGCGACGATCAGGGCCAAGGCCGGAATGGAGGAGCCACGCCATTATCGGGCCGGCGATGATTTCCGCTTCCTCTCGGACTATTACGCCGCGCTGTGCGCCCGGCTCGAACGCGGCATGATGGTTGGCCGTCGTCGCGCCGACAAGAACGCCGAGGTGCGCGTCCGGCAATAG
- a CDS encoding M13 family metallopeptidase yields the protein MLRYLLLAATLLTPAILAAADAPNKPRYGTWGVAVEDMDKTVKPGDGFFDYAEGTWLKNYAIPADKVGAGYNYQLPDEIELQVRGIVEEVAKQPTTQIARQVGDFYAAWMDESGIETRGLAPLKPWLSRIDAVQTRGQLVQLMMQPGYAAPVNIGISADQDDPTRYTATAGQARLGLPTRDYYLLKGEKYDAIRKAYRDYVIHLQTLAGLPDAAARADRIIALETRLSEDQWTPEARRDPVKTHNPMTRAKLDALAPEFDWTATLAAMGLGQAKTVDVAETTAVTAAGKRLADVPIATWKEYLIFRFISDHANYLPRAFDAARFGFYSHTLNDVPEQRARWKRGMQMIDNSLGEAVGQIYVDRYWPASTAKLADELVADMRAAYADKIAGASWMDGATRKAALAKLATFDPRVGHPANWIDYSTLKVSRTDPLANDMATDDFQWRLQLARFSKPVDRSLWFMTPQTVNAYYDPTMNQITLPAAILQPPFFDAAADPAVNYAETGATTIGHEMGHGFDDQGRQYDEKGRLRDWWSKETAAKYTVKADRLAAQFDRYEPIPGVHIKGKLTLGENLADLGGLETAYAAYRRYVSRHGEPAVIDGYTGDQRFFIAYAQAWQGKRRDGAVRQQLLSDPHSPDKYRVDGIVRNFDPWYAAFDVKPGDKLYLPPEERVHIWTQ from the coding sequence ATGCTCCGTTATCTGCTGCTTGCCGCTACGCTGCTAACCCCCGCGATCCTGGCTGCCGCGGACGCTCCCAACAAGCCGCGCTATGGCACCTGGGGCGTCGCGGTCGAGGACATGGATAAAACGGTCAAGCCGGGCGACGGGTTCTTCGACTATGCGGAAGGCACTTGGCTGAAAAACTATGCCATTCCGGCCGACAAGGTCGGGGCGGGTTATAATTACCAGCTGCCGGACGAAATCGAACTGCAGGTACGCGGAATCGTTGAAGAAGTGGCGAAGCAGCCGACCACGCAGATTGCACGGCAAGTCGGAGATTTTTACGCCGCCTGGATGGATGAGAGCGGCATCGAAACGCGCGGTCTCGCACCGCTGAAGCCATGGCTCTCGCGGATCGATGCGGTGCAGACGCGCGGCCAGCTCGTCCAGCTCATGATGCAGCCGGGTTATGCAGCACCGGTGAATATCGGCATTTCCGCCGATCAGGACGATCCGACGCGCTATACGGCCACTGCCGGGCAAGCGCGCCTGGGGCTGCCGACGCGCGACTATTATCTGCTGAAAGGCGAGAAATATGATGCGATCCGCAAGGCCTATCGCGATTACGTGATCCATCTGCAGACCCTGGCCGGCTTGCCGGATGCCGCTGCGCGTGCCGATCGCATCATCGCGCTGGAGACGCGGCTGTCCGAGGACCAATGGACGCCCGAGGCGCGGCGCGATCCGGTCAAGACGCACAATCCCATGACGCGCGCGAAGCTCGACGCCCTGGCGCCGGAGTTCGACTGGACGGCGACTCTCGCCGCGATGGGGCTTGGCCAAGCGAAGACGGTCGATGTCGCCGAAACGACAGCGGTGACCGCTGCGGGCAAGCGGCTGGCCGATGTCCCGATCGCGACCTGGAAGGAATATCTCATCTTCCGCTTCATCAGCGACCATGCCAATTATCTGCCACGTGCCTTCGACGCGGCGCGCTTCGGTTTCTACAGCCACACACTCAACGACGTTCCCGAACAGCGCGCGCGCTGGAAGCGCGGCATGCAGATGATCGACAACAGCCTGGGCGAGGCGGTCGGGCAAATCTATGTCGATCGCTATTGGCCGGCCAGCACCGCGAAGCTGGCAGATGAACTGGTAGCCGATATGCGCGCGGCCTATGCCGACAAGATCGCCGGCGCGTCCTGGATGGACGGCGCGACACGCAAGGCTGCGCTGGCCAAGTTGGCCACGTTCGATCCTCGCGTTGGCCATCCCGCCAATTGGATCGATTATTCGACGCTGAAGGTCAGTCGTACGGATCCACTGGCCAATGACATGGCGACCGACGATTTCCAGTGGCGGCTGCAATTGGCGCGGTTCTCCAAGCCGGTCGATCGCAGCCTGTGGTTCATGACGCCGCAGACGGTGAATGCCTATTACGATCCGACGATGAACCAGATCACCTTGCCGGCGGCGATCCTGCAACCACCATTTTTCGATGCAGCGGCCGACCCGGCGGTCAATTATGCCGAAACCGGCGCGACCACGATCGGTCACGAAATGGGCCATGGCTTCGACGACCAGGGCCGGCAATATGACGAGAAGGGGCGGCTGCGCGACTGGTGGAGCAAGGAGACCGCGGCGAAATACACGGTCAAAGCGGACCGCCTGGCGGCGCAGTTCGACCGCTACGAACCGATCCCCGGCGTCCATATCAAGGGCAAGCTCACATTGGGCGAGAACCTGGCCGATCTTGGCGGCCTGGAAACCGCCTATGCCGCCTATCGCCGTTATGTTTCACGTCATGGCGAGCCCGCGGTGATCGACGGCTATACCGGTGACCAGCGTTTTTTCATCGCTTATGCTCAGGCATGGCAAGGCAAGAGGCGTGATGGCGCGGTGCGCCAGCAACTCCTCAGCGATCCGCATAGCCCGGACAAATATCGGGTCGACGGTATCGTGCGCAATTTCGATCCCTGGTACGCCGCGTTCGACGTCAAACCGGGCGACAAACTCTATCTGCCGCCCGAGGAGCGCGTCCATATCTGGACGCAGTGA
- a CDS encoding queuosine precursor transporter, giving the protein MSDGENLGPRPVSAREIAGGQLRYFDFVMAAFVAIILLSNVLGAGKVAVVNLPWIGAWPFGAGILFFPISYVIGDVLTEVYGYARARRVIWAGSAAVLFMAFMSWVVVALPPAPSWGNQAAYETVFGQVPRIVFASLCAFWVGEFVNSYVLAKMKLWTNGKHLWMRTIGSTVAGQGVDSLIFYPLAFLYAEGWTTSLVLTVLVTQWVLKVGWEVILTPVTYAVVGFLKRREGIDVFDEGTDFTPFKARV; this is encoded by the coding sequence ATGAGTGACGGGGAAAATCTCGGGCCGCGGCCCGTATCGGCGCGCGAGATTGCCGGGGGGCAGCTGCGCTATTTCGATTTCGTGATGGCCGCGTTCGTCGCGATCATCCTGTTGTCGAACGTATTGGGCGCGGGCAAAGTCGCGGTGGTCAACCTGCCGTGGATCGGTGCGTGGCCATTCGGCGCCGGTATCCTGTTCTTCCCGATCTCCTATGTCATCGGTGATGTGCTGACCGAGGTCTATGGTTATGCGCGCGCGCGCCGCGTGATCTGGGCCGGGTCGGCCGCGGTGCTGTTCATGGCCTTCATGTCCTGGGTCGTCGTCGCCCTGCCGCCGGCGCCGAGCTGGGGCAACCAGGCCGCGTACGAAACGGTGTTCGGCCAGGTGCCGCGCATCGTCTTCGCTTCGCTTTGCGCCTTTTGGGTCGGTGAATTCGTCAATTCCTATGTGCTGGCCAAGATGAAGCTGTGGACCAACGGCAAGCATCTGTGGATGCGCACGATCGGCTCGACCGTGGCCGGGCAGGGCGTCGACAGCCTGATCTTCTACCCGCTTGCCTTTTTGTACGCGGAAGGGTGGACAACCAGCCTCGTGTTGACGGTCCTCGTGACGCAATGGGTATTGAAAGTCGGCTGGGAAGTGATCCTGACGCCGGTGACTTATGCGGTGGTCGGTTTCCTCAAACGCCGCGAGGGGATCGACGTGTTCGACGAGGGGACCGACTTCACCCCATTCAAGGCGCGCGTCTGA